ACGGGTAATCGTTGCTTCATGAGCAATAGGCAAGCAGAGGAGTAGCCGCTGACAAGCAGCGCAACCGAAAGTTACGCACATTTTGGGGCTGCCTCGGCTTAAAATCAGGGGCGCAGCAGACGGCTGCGCAGCTCGGTGCCATCGGGCGTGCGCACCCGGAGCAGGTACAGGCCCGGCGCGGCCGGCGGCAACGTAAGCCGGGTAGCACCCGCAGCTAGCTCGCCCTGCCACACTTGCCGCCCCCGGGCATCGGTAAGCAGTGCCGTGGCGCCGCTGCGCAGCGCCGGCAATTGCAGCGTAGCAGCCGTGGCGGCCGGCGCGGGGTTGGGGTAGAGTGTCAGACGCAAAGCAGTCGGCCGGTTAGTCGAGGTGGGAGTGAAGGCGCGATTCTCAAGCACCAATATTCGGTCGTCGGAGGGGCCGGGGTTGGCGCGGCCGTCGCGGTTGGAGGTGCCCACGTACACGCGCCCCTGCGGCGACACGCAAATGGCGCGCAGGCGGCCGTAGGTGCCCGCCCACAGGTTGTTTTCGCGCAGCACCTGCTCGCCGTTGCTCGATAGCGGCAAGGCCGAAAAGGTACCGGCCTTCAGGCTCAGCAGCAGCAGGTTGTTGCGCCACTCGGGGATGGTGGGGTGGTCGTAGTAGGCGAGGCCCGAAACACCTAGGGTGGGCGTCCAGGCCATCAGCGGCTCGCGCACGTTGTTGGCCTGGCAGAACGCCTGCTCGGCGGGCAGGTTGCAGAAGCCCTCCACGTTGGGCCAGCCGTAATTGCGGTTCGCCTCGATCAGGTTCAGCTCGTCGTCGTTGCTGGGGCCGTGCTCCGAGCTGTAGAGCTTGCCGGTGCCCGGGGCCCGCACCAGCCCCTGCGGGTTCCGATGACCTAGGGTATACACCAGCGAGCCGGGCACGGGGTTGTTGGCCGGGGCAGTGCCGTCGAGGTTCAGGCGCAGGATTTTGCCCGTGAGGCTGCTGCGGTTTTGGGCCGAGGGCAAATCCTGCGCGTC
The sequence above is drawn from the Hymenobacter sp. YIM 151858-1 genome and encodes:
- a CDS encoding PQQ-dependent sugar dehydrogenase, which translates into the protein MKRFAACFLLIVLGANCTPRSADAQPSSYQVGNTTVSISTLTTGLDTPWELLWGPDNFLWMTERGGRVSRIDPATGTVTPLLTIADVTETGESGLLGMAVVPTQGSNQYGVFVVYNYTDGGQLKEKLVRYQYAVGTNTLSNPQVLLAGIPAQTTHSGSRLLLLPDNTLLMTIGDAQDLPSAQNRSSLTGKILRLNLDGTAPANNPVPGSLVYTLGHRNPQGLVRAPGTGKLYSSEHGPSNDDELNLIEANRNYGWPNVEGFCNLPAEQAFCQANNVREPLMAWTPTLGVSGLAYYDHPTIPEWRNNLLLLSLKAGTFSALPLSSNGEQVLRENNLWAGTYGRLRAICVSPQGRVYVGTSNRDGRANPGPSDDRILVLENRAFTPTSTNRPTALRLTLYPNPAPAATAATLQLPALRSGATALLTDARGRQVWQGELAAGATRLTLPPAAPGLYLLRVRTPDGTELRSRLLRP